A stretch of DNA from Lotus japonicus ecotype B-129 chromosome 4, LjGifu_v1.2:
AAAACATAAGttcttataattaattttttaacacAAACAAGCTTGCTTGTGATGCTTTTTTGATGGGTTTTGGTGCTATAATTGTCATTTGGGTGTTGGAAGGTATAACTTCTGATTTTCAATAATTGTTGACTTATATTTGGATCTAATAAAGTGTGATGTGATTTCTATTGCTAAAATTTATTATAGCTTAGAAGGTTAAGGGAAAAATACCTCAGCAATCTTCTTTTTGCAATGCAAGCATTAGTCTTCAAATATTTTGATCCCCATTGGCAATATAACCCACTTGTTTACTGTGTGACTAAAGCATGTTATGTGAATACTAATAAACTTTATATAAGAGTAGCTATAACCTTGACTATGCAATGTTGGGTTCCATTAAGCTCTACAAGTTTGTCTATATCTATATTCATCATGTGATTTAGTTGCTATATATCAATTGCAATTGTATGAGATTGATGATTCAGGCTGAACCTTAAATCATTACATCATTTTTATTAGATTTAAAAACATTCATTCGCTTTCACATGATTACTTGAGCTTTTTTATGATATGGCATCCAAAACCTTTTTGACCATGTAGTCTAGAGTTTAATCCTTGTAGGCCCTCTATTGAATAATAtctgaaggtttttttttttgaaatcatatCTGAAGGTTAGCATAAGGTATTATGGACGTGTGTATTATCTTGACAGATTTTGTGAAATATAGAGAGTTTAGTTTGCTATGGAAGATATTGTTTGTTTAAAGATAGAGATACATTTCTAGATTAAATTAGAGCCTAAGTTGTAGTTAaacttgtaatttatttttcatcttTATGACAAGGATTATGCTGAAGTGAGTTGCTCTCGAGCCATTATGTAAAGTATTTTTTCTTATCAAGATGCTATTAGAGCTATCGGTTTGGGCCTGATCCCTCAGAAACTAGAACTTCTAAAATTTTGTTACTCGCTGCTAGCTTGCTTCTATCAAGCATGTAACCCTGCTAGGATCCAATTGCCAAGGTATGAGACTTgggtcccacattggaagtatgagatTCTATTATGGGGTTTACAAGGCATTGTGCTCCCTAGCTACAACTGCTAGCTTTTATGGTATGGTTGTTATAAATTGGTATCAGAACTTTCCACCATGTTTCTCAGCTGCAAGAAGTTAGAAGCAGATGTAGTTGCTCGGTCTAATGCTGAGCCTGACTATCGGGCTATGGAAATGGTAACTTGTGAGCTCACGTGGGTGAAACAACTGCTCAATGAATTAAAGTTTGGAAGTGTTGATCAGATGAAACCTTTCTGTGAGAATCAAGCTGCCTCTTCATTTTGCACCAAATCCATTATTTCATGAAAGAACAAACCATATACAAATGAATTGCCACCTAATTAAAAATGTTATATCTGAGGAAATTGTTAAGAGTTTTTTTAACTCTAGGGATCAGCTGGCATGTTCTTACAAACTCATTACGGGGGGTCCTCAGATTCAGCTCATTTGTTCCAAGCTTGTTGCTTATGATTTGTATGcaccagcttgagggggagtgttgatgGTGTTTGTTAAGTATAAAAAGTTTGTTCAGAGATTTAGTTTGTTATGGAAGATAGAGTTTGTTTAAAAATAGAGATAAAGTTGTAGATTAATTGGGAGTCTGAATTATAGTTAAACTTGTGATTTGTTTTTCATCTTTTAAAAAGGATTGTGTTGGGAGTGAATTGCTTTCAAGCAATTTTGGAAAATATCTTACCCTCAAGATTATCCATGCTTAAAGCCCAAAGGACTCTTCCTTTAATGGATGTGTTAAATATACAAATTATTTATGCACTTTTGCTCAACGACTTAAGTTTTTGGGTTAGTTGGTTCTTGACGAGTTGATATTAGGGAACGATGCTTCTGCATTATACTTACTAAATTTGTAATCCTCCAGGACACACTTTGGGCTGAGTGATAGAGTTACAATGAGTCAACATACAATTGCTGacgaaaaaaatattgatttaatttataCACAATTAGATATGTACATCAAATGTGCAATCTATGTGTGCATATGACAACTTGAGTTTTAGGATTATTTGGACTTCTTTAAGGGCActgtttgtatttttatttatttgttctcTTTTTTTTATGGTGTGGCTAATTTTTCTGTTTTGTGGCTATTGCAAACATCAATCAAAGAATCCAAGGAAGGAAGTAAATGCAGTGCTGAAGAAGGAGGCTGCTTACTTTGGTGATATTGTAATTTTGCCCTTTTTGGACCGCTATGAGCTCGTTGTTCTTAAAACTGTGGCCATATGCGAGTTTGGGGTGAGTTAAATTCTTTTGGCTTCTTAAAATTTCTTCCccttattttcttttggttctTGGTCTCTGTTTTGGGTGTTCTCTCCACTAAATAAGCAAATTTCATTCATGCAGATTCAGAATGTGACCGCTGCATATATTATGAAATGTGATGATGATACATTTGTTAGGGTGGATACTGTCTTAAAGGAAATTGATAAGGTACCCCAGAAAAAGTCCCTTTATATGGGAAATCTCAATCTCTTGCATCGGCCTCTGAGAAATGGCAAATGGGCAGTCACTTATGAGGTGAGTAATCAGTTCACTTGTGTATCTTTGTCTTTGGCTATTTGGAAGTATCAATCTATGGATCTTAAATATAGTTAGGGTTTTAATTCCCTACATATCCTAATACAAACCCTAACCCATGCGGTTGGAAGTTCATTTTGACCTATATAGCGCCTTAAAACAGCGTGGAACAGATACTCTGAACTTCTGCTCTGATTCAGAGACTACATGTGGGTGATTTTTGTTTTGCCCAATAAATGTTTACAGGGTGGGCCAGAAATTCAATCTTATGTAATACAATTACTACCCACTAGTAAGCATAGGCCTGTAAATATTACTTTAGTTTTCTATATCTTGAGTGGAATGTGGTGGTGCGCTGGTGCTTGACTCTGCTACTTTTGATCTAAAGTTCAGAACTGATACTTTGTGTATTTGACATGTGGTAGTAAGATTTGGCGGTATTTCATGATTTATATTTCCATTTTGTGATTGAATTCTCTTTTCCTTGGTTGTAGCACTTGTCTAGAATATATTTGGTGACAAGTACAGATAACGCATAAATATTTGTTCTTGCTCCATTCTCTGAGGGGTCACATTTTGTTGTTGCAGGAGTGGCCAGAAGAAGTATATCCTCCTTATGCAAATGGGCCTGCATATGTAATCTCCAGTGACATTGTCACTTTCATCCTATCTCAACACAAGGATAGGAGACTAAGGGTTAGTTAGTCACATTGGAAACTCTTATCTGGATTTTACCTTTGTAGCACCCTATCTCCCCCATCCTCCTCTCTTTTTTTCCAAGTTGCCATACCAATAGAAATTGATAGGTGTCTGAAATGCATGTGTTTCTTTCTGATGGCAGCTCTTCAAAATGGAGGATGTAAGCATGGGAATGTGGGTTGAGCGATATAATAATAGCATGGCGGCAGTCCAGTACTCTCACAACTGGAAGTTTTGTCAATATGGATGCATGGAGGGCTACTTCACTGCACATTACCAATCACCAAGGCAGATGATCTGTCTATGGGACAAATTGTCACAAGGTCGACCTCGTTGCTGCAACTTCAGATGACTTTGCATGAACAACTTTTCCACTTTGATTTGTCATTGTATCTTTGTATTTTTGTATCCTTGTGCTGATGTTAGCTCACCTAGGTTAATATTTGGAAAACTACAATTTCAACAAAATGTATCACATTCAATCGGCTAGAAATAGAATTTTGTATAGATGTTTTCTGAGGAGGAAAACAGAGAACTGAAATGGAGCCTCATACATTATACATACTTTTGGtcggaaaagaaaagaaaaacacatcAATGAGAAATCTTCATTTGGTGTTTGTGCAGCATACAGGAGGCTGAGGTTAATCTTTTTGGCTATTTCCTTGCTTCATATCTATTTTCTCGCCCAAGATCTCTTAGGTCATTTAGTGAAGTTGTTATGGCAATTTAACAGTTTTAATTGTTTCTTGCCACCCCAAACAAATGTCAAGTGCAATATACATTTTAACTTAGCGAAGTTTGGGGGGGTGGGAGAGTTTACCTTAGTTCATGGCTAAGGTATGCTACAAATCTCATTGAAGATGAATTACGGATGTTTTATCGATATAAGTCTACCAGTAGAAATTGTACGTTATATCTTGCTGAGAATCTGGGCGACCACATCAGCAAGTTGTAGTGGGTCCATGTCAGCAACTTCAATAGTAGATGGGTTGCTAGCTAGTGTTATTTTAGTTTcttaaacaaaaaaatgatgagaagGCCAGGGAACGCAGCGGGGTGTGGTGGGGTGTGTCGTGATTCCACAGGTCGATGGCTGGTTGGTTTTACCCTAACAACTAGCTCAAAAAGGGATCCCCCTAATATACACAAGTTTTTTTGTTGTGTAACTTTACACAACCATTAAATTGTCTCTTTTGCCCCTGCTTAAAAAAGTAATCCCATCTTCATCCttcccatcatcttcatcatctttaaCCCAAAACAACCCAGATTCATCCCACCCAaattcatattaaaaaaaaaaacataatttcatcttcatcatcaccattcatcttcttcttctccttcatcatcatcaccattcaTCATCAACCCACATCCACAAACCCAGATTCCGAAACATCCAATCATCTTTTCCAAATTCATTCATGTTTATCTCCCTCACCACTCACAtctttctctcttgatttttttttctcctgcagcaacatcaccattttcttctttcttcttaagTTGAGAACCACCCCTACCACCACCAACAGCCACGGCTACACCATCTCCTCCTCTCACCGAAACGGAGCCAGCACCACGAGCTCCCACAGTCACGGCCACCATCTCCTCCTACTGCTGGGGTGGGTTTCGTTGGGTGAGATTGTTGTTCTGGGTTTCTGGGTTAAGTGGGTGCCATGGAATTTTCTCTGATGGTTGTGGCGGTGGAGGagggaggaggtggaggaagatgGTGGTGGCTGTGAATTTATAGGACTGGTTTCATGATAAGAATCAAAAGAAATTAGACTACTTTCTATGTGTTCTCTTGAACTTGTGTCTAGAATCCATTCATTCCGATGTATCAATTGAGTGCATGACAAAACAATGTGTGTACTCGATCTTCTTTAATTTAGAGGTTGCAGCAACTAATTAAAGCAATGAGATTCCTCGAACTGGAACCAATTTGTTGTGTTGATTGGATAAATTGCATAATGCTCTTATATAATACATCAGTAAACCCACTCACATTGTTACTGTTCTGAGCAGTAGTGGAAGCTTTGCCATTCTGAATTCTACATTCATCTTAATTTTCAGCATTTGGATTAAAAACATGTTTTGCATTTTCACTCGTAAACTTAATTTTGTCCTGGTGGAAAACTATGCTTCCTTAGTAACCTAAACTCTATGGTATCTTCTGTTTTCCTACAATATGTGCACACCTTTCAAATTCATCCatagaatcatcttcctcttccataACTCTTTCTTCCTTCTATAAACAATTTACAGAGCACTAATGATATTTGAAATAAATTTGAATAATTCAAACTAGTGTGACCAAAATTACACATTTGCAAAAAGTTTAAAAATGTAAATTACAGAAGCCTTGCTTTTTCTTGTCCCAAATATAATAGGATTAACCACACACGTACGTTGGTAAAATgtgatctctctctttcttttaagTATAATATATGTACGCCTACACATTTGGTATAGTATCATACTATCATCGAATTGTTCATTGGACCAATTTTGTTAATTTGGAAATGTAATGAAAAACTTTTATATCATTGAAAACAATGTCTATAATAGAAACAGACAcaatatttcaaattcaataATAGAAACGTTGAGCCTCTTCAACGAAACAGTATATCAATTGTCATGTCTATAATAGAAACAAACACGACATTTCAAATTCAATAATAGAAACGTTGAACCTCTTCAACGAAACTCTATAGTCTATATAAATTGGGGTGAGGGGATAGCATAGCATCACTTCTACAAAAAAACCCTCTTTCTGATTCTTGTTcctttggttttttatttagTAATAACTAATAACTGAAGGAATCATGGGTCGCAGGAAGATTGAGATCGCGTTGGTGAATGATCCCAACACAAGGCAAGTCACATTCTCGAAGCGACGATCGGGCTTATTCAAGAAAGCAAATGAGTTATCAATTTTGTGCGGATCGGAAATTGCTATTGTTGTGTTTTCCCCGGGGAACAAACCTTATTCCTTTGGGCACCCAAGTATTGATGGTGTTGCGGCCAAGTTTCTTCAACAAGAGCCTAATCCAAATGATGGTGGAAGCACTAGCAACCCTAATATTGCTAAAGGTACGGACATGAACAATTGTAATCTACAACTTGCTGATGTTATGGCCAAGATTTGTGAGGAAGAAAAGAAGGGTGCGAAACTTGATAAGACTCTGAAACAACACCAAATGACAACACGCTCTAAGTGTCAAGATTTGCAAGGTTCATATAAGGAACTCAAGGCTATGGTGAGCAAGCGCCTTACTGAGTTTGAGATAGCGGATTTTATGATACAACTTTCACAAGGACTCGTGGAGGGGATGACTACAACAAAACAAAttgcaaaaaagaaaagaagaatgaATTGATGATGTGTATTATATTACATCAATGTTTTCCCTTTACCCTAAACCTTGTTGCCCCAATCCTTTTTGTTAGAATGTAATGGGAAGAAAATGGTAAGATTGATGAATGAATTGTTTTGTAGTGTTgaatttatgaaatttatatgTAAATTCCATTCTGTAGAATATTATGACCAATTTTTCTCTAATATCAAACAATTTTATTATTCGGGCACCCAAGATTTAACACCAAATGTCTCATAGAGAATAACGCATATCGAATAGAAATGGCGGAATATTTTTATTCTATGTAGTCCGGCATTTGAGAAAATCCCTTTAATTCTACAtttttccattttcattttgttttggtTAATTCTacattttttaacattttttttttcaatccataGATAAATAAGTCGCAAACTCACATCAAAGATTTGCTAATTCTAAATTTtgttaaaggaaaaaaaaggtaatttatgatttattatatttacaataaattttttattagagGTTTATCGAGAAATTTCAAACAAgcaaagtttttaatttttttttgataagccatgaATAATATATTGAatggaagtacaaggggtacttcaacccaatacaaaagagaggttcagaagataagaaaaagaataatgtaaaattacaaataaaaagagagaataTAGAATAATGATGTCAATCCCATCTTCTAATAAGACCCCGCAATCTTGAAGAATAGACTAAAGGGataatgcctcattaaaaccttccaAGGAAAAACCCCTTAGGGATAAAAACCATGGAAGGAAAAATAGTATAAAATCACAAAAACCCCTCAGCAaagtttttaattataatttttgaaTTCATCTTTTTCAGGAAAGATGATATTCTAGATGTATAAGGAGTGAATGtttttgcaaacataaaactatataaatatgaaagataaaaaaaatttaaacgaATGTTATTAAACTGAGATCGGTCATCAATTGGATTAGGGAACATTTTCATACAGAAAATTCTGCgtactttattcaagttcttCATCCTTACATGCTGTCAAAACAAAAGTTCTTCATCCTTACATGAAAAGGGTTTATAAGGCTTCAGCGGAAGAAATAAGGAAAAGTAGGTGATTGTGTATAAAAAAAATGGTAGGTGATTTTAACTTTAAACAAGTTAGGTTAAAGAATTTGTTGAAAACAGCTTCGTGTTTGGGCAAATAATAGTCTAGATTCATCATAACTTTTTTCTTTCCCTCTCCAAAGAAAGCCAAATCAAGCCCTTACTTTTACTTTATCTTTTCCAATAATACAGTCAGATCCAAACAAGGTAGAAACTCAAACATTTAACATATTAGAAAACTCATAAATCTGTCTACACACATAAATCATGTTTGAATTTGTGCAGCTTAGACTAACAAGAAAATGTTCAAATGTGATTATCAGATAATTGCAGATAATTTAATGATTATGTATATTGTCTTTTTCCTCATAATCACATAACTTATCCAGTTTCCAAAGTGTTATTTGCTCATAGAAATCACAAAGGTTGACTTACAAAAAGTTTATTTGAATGCAAAACATTGACTTGTATTTTATTCAGGTTCCAGAGAGTTGACTCACTCGAGCCAAGTTTGATTGAGTGGAatccatttttatatttttatcaagtataatttttttagtttttttacattttaaaataattttttatttatatgatttttgtaacaccccattttctgttattaggtcatttattattttattttaattagtattatggtatatggtaattaagtgattttgttagataattaagtgatatttgtgatataatttaaatcttatgtgatatagtataagatttagataaataaggttgttaggtttttgtgtgagtaattgagagtggggcccattgtatggctatttaagggttaggagtgaaatagaaagaaagaaaagaaaaaaaaataaggattagaagagaagcagaacaagaaacacgtgaaagcagagatggagaggagaaaagaggagaaaacttagaactgatctacaagaggtaagggtttgaattcatgttttatgaattggtatgatagtggataatgatagaaagcaagatttaggaaccctaggttacaaaaattcccaaattgaaatagttagggtttggtttttagatgattttgggggtagatgataggcttgcatgatgcgcagaaatttacgttctcttgtaccctttttcgtgctatgttaatggccgaatttgaagaagtagtcttcataaaagttgtatgTTTTTAtgttacgaaacttttgccactggtttcacgtcattccgacgtctgtagctcgagttatgtgtattttagtgagtataggttaagctgtccagtttcttacgaactgcggttagtgtacgatttttcctgatttttgtactttgaattgtgacttgaaaatttatagaggtttacaaaacgtgtatacggaaccatgataaaaatattagatttttgtgagtatatttgataatttacatctttttaatagttcattagatgtgtggtgcgcgcacatggcgagttgcgcaggaagatgtcgcgacatggcgagttgcatagggagatgtcgtgagatgtcgcgacatggcgagttattcagcgacatggcgagttgcgtagggagatgtcgtgagatgtcgcgacatggcgagttgtgcagtgagatgtcgcgagatggcgagcatgagcatgtcgcgagtttttgggaaaatttagagagaaatccagtctttaggaatagttgcagaacctgttatatatgaattatatttaatttacatctatttttaataatcattatatgatgttgtttctgaattgatgttatgtttgagatgctaagttgttgtgattgcaagttgtataattgataacatgtaatatgtgttttgtgcaactggtgatgaatatgctaaaataattaggacttggagatggtctgaatatgcatatgttagttgagttttgcacaatacactgcatagttgtcaagaggcaatgtttgctagttctcgtggaggctagtgacttgtcccaaaactggagtggttttgaagcctagagcgagggctttattggtggttatctgtctggagtggacgcggtgataccgctaaggataacaactttggtaccaaaggcatttgcacgggtctcacttgagtcatatgtgttatggtgatatttttggagagatttgatgtggtggtaattagagactattatatatgttctaattgagctataatttatggagtatttgccataactgtgaacttgattaattatgttaaaattacataatttattatttgttagtgaatgtgagtaatttatgtagagcatagataagcttttacattatttattattatgcttatccatatgatatgagttctcacccttctgttggaatgatgttctatgcgacatcgctcaggtaccgaagatagtggagcttctcgcgagggttagttggaggagctagtctttcatttacggtttagttaggggagtcatgctctgttatgtaacaccgggaaacatttagttttgtaccttgatgttaagagttacctatgaactctctttatgttaaattttggagttgaaataaatccgctgtgctatgcatatgatgttgcgacattaaagttggaaaatttatatatttattatgagcatgacaggtgttttgatttatgtttctggagaataagtgtgacacgctctgtgttatgcattttactctgatttatgatatattattatgcgggatttagagggtgttacattttttattattttgttaatttaggTGAATCAACTTATTTGACTCACTGATCCGAGATGGATCATATCAAGTTTGCTATTTTATTAGTTTACAAAAAAGTGAGTCGAGTTAGCTCAACTCAGTTCAACTTTGCACACCAAGTGGTGCATACAACTTAATATTGTCTCAATCATTGATTAGTAAAATATAAATGGATTAACGAACTAATAATGCATTAGTATAAGCAAAAACAAAAGTTGTTAGTTTTGATCAATGCAGAACACCCTGTGTTAACTAATAATTCCATCATCATTATCCAGaataaaaatgttttaaatCTTTTGGTCAACAAATAATATAACTGACTCCCATTGATTCACATCTTTCTGAAGAACATACATGTATTATGTAGTCATAGGATAATGGACCATTACATCTGAATGAGTTCCTTAGGAAACTTCAGCTAATGGAACTTAAACAACTACACATATCATAGGTCAAGCATGAGCCTTCTGAGCTAAAATCAAGAAATTTATCATCTCAGAATTGTGCCTTGTGCCTGACATCACCAGAGATATTTCTAACCAGACTCTACTAATCACATTTGCAGTTTTCCCTATCTGTACAGTTTTCTCCTCATTCAGTAAGAATCAAATCAAGTATTCATAATACATTAAGAAAAGTGCATCTGGATAATCCTTAGGTAGGCTATTGATATAAAGGTAAAAACGCAGCAAGTCCTCCCTGGAAACTGTTTCAGCATCAACAACATCTTCATTACAAGTGAGTACCCATAGATCCTCAGAATTAACTCTCCTTAAGCTACCACGACAAAATGGACAAGACTCCGATCGCGTGTTCCTGCATGTTGGAAAGATTAGCATAAGAACGTTTACAAATGATAAGCCAAAATTCAAATATACTCAGTTTGAAAACCACAGTGAAgccaaaatcatggtggacagAAGCAACTTTCCGTAGCTTTTGCTTCTGTCCAACATGATTTTGGCTTCACCGTGATTCTCGAACGAGTACACTAAATGGAGATATAGAGATATATAATGTCATTACCACTTGCGGTAGCATTTGATACACATAGCATGACAGCAATTAGGCAAAACCATTTTGGTGCAAGGCTCTAAGCATATCCCACATTCATCTTCTCTTTCCAAATCGACATTGATTAATTTCCCATTTCCTTCAATCATCTTCCTGCCATAACTTGAGAACTCCATGGTAGAGGACCCTTTCATGCAAATCTCCAACTTCTCCAAGCTGCCATGAAGCCGCTGGAGGGATGGCAGTATAACGGCTAAGGTTtcatttttaacatttaaaaacAGTGAGAAATTAGTCAGAGCAGACAAAACAAAGAGtatacttttcttttcttttttttaactaaataaaatGTGCTTTTTGAAAGTCAAAGGTTCACACCCACCATAAAAGTCCTGAATGGTTGCCTTTCTTCCATGAGAAGTTATACTTGATCTACCATCATTATGTACCTTTGAAAAAACAGGACAGCAAaaacaacatcaacaacaacaaaagaacAACACTCAATTACAAAAAAAAGCATTAGCAAACCCATAAGAGAACAGAAATAGAACAGGACAAAACCAAATTTCTTCAGTGAACAGTTACAAGAACTAGAATTATGGAGGACCTGAGTAAATGATTCATTCATACAGACTTTCCCTTCCATCTCATTTCAACTCagtttttcttcttatctctcactGCATTTCCTATgacatcatttatcatatcactcatttctctttcttctcaTCCTATCTCACTCTTAGTGTGAATTGAATTAAATTTCGAATGAAGTGTTATTGTGGAGGACCTCCATTCATCCAGGAACTCACCTTGTAAATAAGTATGTGGAAGAGGCTGAGATATCTGTGAAGAAAGTATGCACAAGAACAATCCATCCACTCTAAGAACAATAGAAAGAGAGGAGCCAAGTGACTATAAACCAATTTCATTTGAAGAACACTCCCACCCTTGGCTCTGGGAATTGCAGCAGCCCTACAGAACACACAGCAGACCCACAATTGAAATTCAACCATCAAATTAACCCCcaaattcaaaacaaagaatATAACCATCAAATTAACCACCAAATTCCAGTATATAAGTTACAAATTCATCAAACTTGtataactaaaaaaaaattccaacttTATTGACCACTAGAAATCAAattaaagataacaatctcaaTTAGCAGCAAGCAAATACTTATCAAGCAACAACTATGATGGTCCATTTCAAGTCCTAAAAGCAATTAATCAAGTCAAAACTgattctctaaaaaaaaaactctttttacttcaatcttcttcaaatTTCATCATATACAAACAAACCAAAACacataaatgaagaaagaaaacaaaaattaaagtggggcagaacgaaaaaaaaaaaaactgacaaAGCATTGGCGTGTTGTATATCAGCCTCAAGCAATTTGAGGGAATCATGGTAAGGCAACCGGTAAAGCTGGTACGGCATCATTTCCATCTTTCTTCCCCTGTGACAGACTTCAAACCAAAAAGGGTCacagaaaaaaaatcaacaattcCTCACTTTCAAACTTCTCTATAAGcagttttttttctatttttttgtgagtgtggatgatgatgatgatgatgatgatgatgatgatgatgatgaattatgAGGTTTTGTGAACCCTAATTTGTGTAGAATCGATgagggtgaagaagaagaagaagaaaggaaaggTGTTGGTTTCTTTGTGGTGGGTGAGTTTTTGGgaaagaaaggaagaatagGAACTGCCGAAGTGGAGTGTCGTATAATGAAGTGCGGTTTTGCGTTTCGTTCTATTCGATGACTGTGTCTGTGTCTGTGTCTGTCACAGTGGAAAGATGAGTCACGACAACTTCGATAgtttttctcttctcatttcttAACATATAGAATCGCAtttataccctgtcacatgtttgAAAAACAGTTGTTGTTGCATGTATTTTTTATCAAATATTTTTCTTCGAATTCAAGCTTATGCTCTTATTTATACGGGGATTTACCTTGCTTACTACTAGACCGACACTTTGTTAGTTAAATTGCATTGTAACTAATAAAATAGGAATTCAATGTAGTAGAGTgggttaaaaataaaaatttgtatTTCTTTTACTAGTCAAGCaggatgaaaaagaaaaaaaaggttaaaTAAGTTCAGTGTACTACGCCAAAAAGA
This window harbors:
- the LOC130714912 gene encoding E3 ubiquitin-protein ligase AIRP2-like — protein: MEMMPYQLYRLPYHDSLKLLEADIQHANALAAAIPRAKGGSVLQMKLVYSHLAPLFLLFLEWMDCSCAYFLHRYLSLFHILIYKVHNDGRSSITSHGRKATIQDFYAVILPSLQRLHGSLEKLEICMKGSSTMEFSSYGRKMIEGNGKLINVDLEREDECGICLEPCTKMVLPNCCHAMCIKCYRKWNTRSESCPFCRGSLRRVNSEDLWVLTCNEDVVDAETVSREDLLRFYLYINSLPKDYPDALFLMYYEYLI
- the LOC130713347 gene encoding agamous-like MADS-box protein AGL29, yielding MGRRKIEIALVNDPNTRQVTFSKRRSGLFKKANELSILCGSEIAIVVFSPGNKPYSFGHPSIDGVAAKFLQQEPNPNDGGSTSNPNIAKGTDMNNCNLQLADVMAKICEEEKKGAKLDKTLKQHQMTTRSKCQDLQGSYKELKAMVSKRLTEFEIADFMIQLSQGLVEGMTTTKQIAKKKRRMN